The genomic stretch CTATCAACTCTCACCCTTGGATCTCTTCTCTCTCATCTTCACCAAACCATAACAAACCTCCATCTTCAACTTCACAACCGTGTAACAAACTCCATAACTTATCTCTTCCTTCTTCAACCATGAGACACGCTGCGATTTTCTAAAGAAGCTCCATAGAtcttcaccatcatcatcatcttcgtcaAGTTTCTATAATCATTATCTTCAACACTTCAAGAATCCAAGTGGAAGCTCAGTTTATTTCTCAGTGTTCAAGTCCTATAGATCTTTCATCATCAATACCAAGATTCAAGGATTTCCTCATCGTCATTGGCGTCTCAAAGCTTGTAGAGTTTTCCGAAGATCTCATTTCAAGATCAGCATGTAAGTAATCGAATCTTCCTCAGCATGTTAGAAACGTATGATAGGGCATGTAATGCTAGCTGACTCCCTACACCGGGATTTGGGCATTGGCCACTTGTATTGGTGTGTTTTTGCATACGTATGCATTTTGTTTGATTCTTGAAGCTTGTTCCGTTTTCCATGAGTTAATGCTTGTTTGATCGTTTAAATTGCATGATTGAGGTCTATGTGACGTAAGGATCGTTTTGGTATGCTTATAGTGTGTTTTTGCAAAGTTTGTTTGTGTTAGGGTTTCGTTAATGCTTTTGGTTTGAGATTTAGAGGAAGAATTAGATGAAACCAAGATCGGATTCGTGATCAGGAGGGAATTTTGAGTAGAGCCGTGGCGGTTTGACTAATTTCTAGGCGAGTGGGTCATGATTCCGGCGGGGGTAGCCccgagaagacgaccggagcagTGTCTTCGGCGTCTGaatctttttgttttttattttctcttttgctTAGGTGGCGTGTCCGTATTGGacctttttatcatttttttccattttgttttattataatcaTGGGTTTGTGGCATGTAGCTCTGTGATTGGCTTATCTTGTTTTTTTCTAATCCTCATTAAAATAGAAGTTGACCCATTGATTCAAGGTTACATGCAAGTACaccttttattttttgaaaaaaactataGTGTAAACTTTGTCACATGCTGATAAATAGTAAGATGAAATAAatggaaaacaaaagaaaattttaCTTCCTACCCCTACACTTTCCTTCCTACccctacaatttttaaaaaatggcaATTTTATCCTCAAACACTAATaaccattttaccattttattttttatcttttttcaaaaagtcaaaaaaatttgaaatctGCACCCCTACGCGCATCTAAAACGGAACACTTAAGGTAAGAAATCCGATTTACAAAGACTTCCGGTTCACATTGTTTTTTTCCGGAAGACATCTTAAAACTGTTCCGTTACTACTAAAGTCAAACCGGAACAGATTGGAAAAGTGTTCCGGTTAAATTGATACCAAACCGGAACAGTTGGTGAAAGTGTTCCGGTGAACATGCTAACAAACCGGAACAGTTTGGAAATGTGTTCCggaatgctttttttttttgattttttgtaatttttttcagGTATGGAAGTTCCGCTCCAAATTTGTCGGAAAAACGAGACAGCTATAGATACCATTGATGCTTTCACAACTTCAGAGAGATTTGTCACACGGGAAGAAGTTATCCGTTGGGTTAAAGAGACCGGAATCAACAATAAAGTGACCGTTATTATCGCGCGTTCAGACACCGAAACAGGCAAAAGAGGAAGAAGTAACAAAGTGATATTTGGGTGCGATAAATGTGGAAAATATAAGGATAAAAGTGAGACTCAAAGTGCTACTAAGAGATGTGGATGTCCATTCAAAATCATATCGACTCCGGCAAAAGATGGGTCTGGATGGAAGGTTGATGTAAAatgtggagttcataatcatggTTTACCAGATAGATTAGAAGGTCATTCATTTGTTGGTAGGTTGACAACTGATGAGAAGCAGCATGTTGCTGATTTGACAAAGAGACATGTTCCGCCTAGACACATATTGATTTCCTTGCAAGAGCGAGATCCTGAGAACGTCACTCGGATCACGCAAATATACAAGCATAAGAGTGTGATTGAAGCGGAGATAATAGGTCCAAGAAGTGAGATACAACATTTGCTTAAGCTTATAGAGGAGGCGAACTATGTTTATTGGAGTAGGAAACGAGATGATtgtgaagttgtgagagatattttttgggcTCATCCAGATTCGGTAAAGTTGCTGAATCGTTTTCCTACTGTCTTGATTATGGACGCCACTTATAAGACCAACAAATATCGATAACCTCTGTTTGAAATAGTTGGTATGACATCGACCGAGTTGACATTTGCGGTTGCATTTGCTTATATGGAGTGTGAGCAGACAGTGAGTTATTGTTGGGTCTTGGATAAGCTAAAGcaattgtttgtgaagaaagatgTGGTTCCACAAGTGATTTTGACGGATAGAGATCTTGCTTTGATGAAAGCAGTTGAAGTTGTTTTTCCTACGACGCATAACTTGCTATGTCGTTTTCATATTAACAAAAATGTTGGGATGAAATGCAAGGAATATGTGATGAAAGACATGCAAGAGACGATAGGCACATTGTGGAAAGATGTTGTATGGGCTAGTAATGAGGTTGAGTATGGTGTACGGTTGCAATATCTTGAACAAGCATGCTTTGCTTGTAATGACTTCCTCGATTACGTGAAGAACACTTGGTTGATCCCACATAGGCAAAGACTTGTAGGTGCATGGATTAATCGAGTGCTTCATTTTGGTAACACCATGACAAATCGGTATGTCAtaattcttaaattttttattatgtattaatttttaaagtattatttttttatactttctttgtttattttaggGTTGAATCTGCACATTGGAAGCTAAAGCAGATGTTAGGAAACAGCCTTGGTGACATGGTCAAAGTttgggaagctatgaattctAACCTAAAAATCCAAATAGGTAACATTCGAGCTTCGATTCAAAAAAGTTTTTATGAAGTTGAGCACGCACACATTAGTCCATTTTATGATAATTTGCGTGGTTCAGTATCGAGAGCTGCTTTGAGACGCATTGCAGAAGAGTTATTAAGGCTTGATTATGTGTTAAATAGTAGGGAAATCAGTGGTTGTACTATGAGAACAAGTTAATGGCTACCTTGTGCTTGTGAGATGGGAAAAatgattgttgttggaatccCATTACAAATAGAAAGTGTTCATCTTCAATGGAGGATACTATCTatggaaggtgacttgcctttagATGAGGAAGCATGTTCGGAGGTGGATATGAGtaatgcaattgatgaattgtggaGAAGGTTTAAATCACTAGATGTTGTTGGAAAAAGAGCATTGAAAAGTAGGGTTTGTGAAATTGCATATCCCACAACAACTTCATTGTGTCCACCACCtgagaaaataaaaactaaaggcGGAGTGAAGAGGAAAGGGAAGAAACCAGTTGGGTATGATGTTTATAGGGATCCTTCAGGTTTTGAGTATGCTGATCAGGCGTCTCAATCTTCACAAAAACAATCGCAAGCATCACAAACTTCCAGGAAGCAATCACAGTCAAAGAAGCAATCACAATCAAAGAACCAGGATTTCACTCTTCAGTTTCCTTGTCGTATTAGGCCATATATTACCGAGATTGTTAATGTTGTAGCAGATGGTAATTGTGGATTTAGAGCCATTGCATCGTGGCATGGGTATAGTGAGGATGGTTGGGCAATGGTTCGTTGTGACTTGGACATGGAATTAAGAGAAAAGAAGGACTTATATGAGAGATTGTTCGGTCCAATTTTATCCGAAGTGAGAAATGGATTGTTGATAGATAATGTTGGTTTTCAACCACCGGAGAAATGGTTGTCACTACCAGAGATGGGCTATTTGATAGCGAATTGGtataacgtcattcttgtgatGCTTGGTAACCCTTGCTTGACTTTTTTTCCCATGACAACAACATTTTCTCCAAGTGCTCCTACATATTGCATTGGCCTTGTCAATAAGAATCATTTTCTTCgggtaacctttatatatatatatttatttgtttatgtatttgttaaattatttatttatttaattacttatttaattatttatttaattatttttatgttatgaAATCAGGTTAATATGAAAGAAGGCTTTCCACTGCCACCCGTCACGTTAGATTGGATGAAGTTTCGTTTTCAAGTGGCGACATCTTGGATGTTAGGATTTGCTGGACGTCTTCAACATTGGCACCATCTTACGCCTATGTTACCATCAAGTGTTAATTTAGATTAGGTGACTTTTatttatatgtaatattttaaCTAAAAACGTCTTAGaagaagtttttattttatttacatcttAGAAGTTTTTAAACATAGAACAAAAAGCACTAACATAGAACATAGAACATTAACATTAAAACATGATAACATAGAACATAGAACATAGAACATAGAACATTAAAACAGGATAACAATAACATTAGATAATACAACATAGAACATAAAGCATTAGACTCTTGCAGACGATTCTAGACGCACCAGCATCTTCAGAACATCCTCAGTAGACCTTGTTAGGTTCACCTCAAACTCGATCGGTCCCTTAGTTATCTTACGGCGGTGTGATTTCCACATGTCTTTCATATCATCATCGCACTTCAACTCCACAACATTATAACTTATCCTTCCATCAACGTCCATGCTCCAATTTTCACGGTATGAGATTTTACTCACAAGTCGGTTATCAGTTTCTGGCAATTCTTCATTCAACCAACTTTTCAGTGCCTCAAGGCTCTCGCAACCGTTGGGTATTGGAAACTTCATGGGATCCTTAGTTCCAGTATAGTAAACAATTGTGTCAACCATAAAATTATAAAgagacattctgaaaaatatgatattttttctCAACACCAGGaggtcctatttataggccatCAATGCAATCTTATCCACACAACGCAATCCACTAACAGTGCAATCTTATCCAAATAAAATCTTAtccaaataatataaaaa from Vicia villosa cultivar HV-30 ecotype Madison, WI linkage group LG4, Vvil1.0, whole genome shotgun sequence encodes the following:
- the LOC131597623 gene encoding putative protein FAR1-RELATED SEQUENCE 10, giving the protein MGMEVPLQICRKNETAIDTIDAFTTSERFVTREEVIRWVKETGINNKVTVIIARSDTETGKRGRSNKVIFGCDKCGKYKDKSETQSATKRCGCPFKIISTPAKDGSGWKVDVKCGVHNHGLPDRLEGHSFVGRLTTDEKQHVADLTKRHVPPRHILISLQERDPENVTRITQIYKHKSVIEAEIIGPRSEIQHLLKLIEEANYVYWSRKRDDCEVVRDIFWAHPDSVKLLNRFPTVLIMDATYKTNKYR